CTACCCACATGCACAACGCTAGCTCCGCCCCTGGGTTAtaagggatcggttagaaatgccctatGGAGTCAGCTTATCAATTAGTTCACCACTACTAGCTTTCAAATTAACACTAATTTTGCACTGTGCGCAATTGCAAAGCCTGGATAGTCATGGACCGAACGAATTATGAGGCCAAACAAATTGCAAGTTACGTAGAAAGAATGGATGCCATTCTGTACCACGCCATTTTGCATGCGACTCATCCTTGGAGAATGGAATACAGAGCATTGAACAACGGAACTAAATTTCTGCACACATGGGGCCTACACCTATACATCTGAGACCATGAACACAAATCTCGTTATCCCGCAGCAATTAAGACGGCTACTGTACTTTGGATCCTACACAGGAGAGGGGCCAACGACGCGCGCGGCGTTCGGGGGATCGGATCACTGTGATCAGCTGCAGAGTGCTAGCCTCCAGTAGTCGTGCTTGGAGTCGACGTGGCAGAGCACGGCGAGGAAGATGTCCTCGTCGCAGGGCAGGCACAGCTTGGCGTCGGCGGCGAACTCGTACTCCTCCCGCGCGCGGTCGAGCAGCTCCCGGAACAGCGGGTGGTCGAGGGAGGACACGCGGACGACGTACCGCCGCAGCTCCTCCCCGACGTACACCACCGTGTGGCCCCTCGGCACGTCCACCGGGATGGCCTCGTCGCCGGCCTCGAGTTGCACCCACGCGCTCGCCGTCGGGCCGAGCAGCTGCAGCTCGGCGCTGAGCTTCCTGCACGCGCCCAGGAACGACCTGAGGAGCCTCCTGTTGGACCGCCGTCCTCCCTTCATGCCGCTCGAACGTACCATGCGTACGTGTGTCTGTGTGGCACTGTGTGGTGACACTGCTGCATATATTCTGTATATATACGCGGCCATGCAACTGGTCCTGTGCCTTGTGGATTGGTCGACATTAATGGTTGTA
This region of Triticum aestivum cultivar Chinese Spring chromosome 2D, IWGSC CS RefSeq v2.1, whole genome shotgun sequence genomic DNA includes:
- the LOC123049656 gene encoding auxin-responsive protein SAUR50-like; this encodes MVRSSGMKGGRRSNRRLLRSFLGACRKLSAELQLLGPTASAWVQLEAGDEAIPVDVPRGHTVVYVGEELRRYVVRVSSLDHPLFRELLDRAREEYEFAADAKLCLPCDEDIFLAVLCHVDSKHDYWRLALCS